In Patagioenas fasciata isolate bPatFas1 chromosome 18, bPatFas1.hap1, whole genome shotgun sequence, a genomic segment contains:
- the LOC136109702 gene encoding uncharacterized protein isoform X1 translates to MATRGWRPVAAAAIAAARPGGGGPGRGPGTGPGSGAAPEPVPEPAAPATAALYVHWPYCRKRCSYCNFNKYVVPTVDEAAVRACLVQEARTLLRLSQVQSVTSVFFGGGTPSLASPRTIAAVLEAVARAAYLPVGAEVTLEANPSSTSPARLAGFREVGINRLSIGVQSLDDAELRLLGREHTAAEARGAVEAARGLFPGRTSIDLLFGLPGQSQDAWARGLAAALRLCDDHISLYQLTLERGTALAAQVWGGTLPAPPQDLLADMYQTARAMLVSAGFRHYEVSNFARKGALSTHNLSYWRAEQYIGVGPGAHGRFVPRGEGGGSREARVQTLEPDAWMREVRSQGHGTRRRVVLSPLEQLEELLALGLRTDEGITHEGECHEDGARLFSVTSNDIQTRLDTFLWNLSWVLLLHGGIALDELSSAGGTSPPSSACRPCSGSRGRRRISSSRAGCSWTAAACGARRGAWPCWTPSCPTCSASCSAAGPASRPGSGSCTGRRGPEEEPDGGQGRWRGRGSYKKDKVCKQSSTIIEEPEPVPCVLQGDDIQALAINVEDFKKDLDGLEVIGKGQPFASLSAEPLPCSTSSEESEILSDTLKGYPDVVPEAVRGPSLVFCGQPARWIDGTTSRRNEVGIAARLNFEALAGERAESSLTVSNDGTTAIWYDWLRLPQKIPSRETKWRRLPWFYFDTRSGVILPGETRQFVFIFKSESAGIFSESWEFRTHPLLLGGALLQVTLWGIAVYEDKLADLREKLESDLAARVRAAIVKEILKKLPAQIRTPERTPSPVDAYITEEELFQRKNPKLHYHHRVVQQLHELWRKHMTVPSAFWEKVSLGQTSSVEDLWCQENSSGVLSAQSSVTEASGWKSTLVESPSQMANVEQEEPGPSGWNLSIEDFKQAIKSIPKEEQREAALAQLNQAVLELRVPQRPVQSDLFYHICLQLWRETIDGLVSHSMRLRSLLGLPENNTYADTVPEETVEPRLSIKEGKEDKIMTKKPSVGGKDKEAKKRTTKAARKEKEEQPNSRKLKDEKRQKSSISSQDGRVEAQSLEALTTKREPSHAQIDPVLFGTYQEKLYVHVYGLLRSMVIKMVSLFEDLETKKVP, encoded by the exons ATGGCGACACGGGGGTGGCgtccggtggcggcggcggcgatcgctgcggcgcggcccggcgggggcggcccggGACGGGGTCCGGGAACGGGTCCTGGCTCGGGAGCGGCCCCGGAACCGGTCCCGGAACCGGCCGCCCCCGCCACAGCCGCGCTCTACGTGCAC TGGCCCTACTGCCGCAAGCGCTGCTCCTACTGCAACTTCAACAAGTACGTGGTGCCGACGGTGGACGAGGCGGCTGTGCGTGCCTGCCTGGTGCAAGAGGCACGTACCCTACTCCGCCTCAGCCAGGTGCAGAG TGTCACCTCTGTCTTCTTCGGCGGTGGCACCCCCAGCCTGGCCAGCCCCCGCACCATCGCAGCGGTGCTGGAGGCTGTGGCGAGGGCTGCCTACCTCCCCGTGGGTGCCGAGGTGACGCTGGAGGCCAACCCCAGTTCCACGAGCCCTGCACGCCTCGCCGGCTTCAGGGAGGTAGGCATCAACCGCCTTTCCATCGGCGTCCAG TCGCTGGATGATGCTGAGCTGCGGCTGCTGGGCCGGGAGCACACGGCGGCGGAGGCACGGGGGGCTGTGGAGGCAGCGCGGGGACTCTTCCCTGGCCGAACCTCCATCGACCTCCTCTTCGGGCTGCCGGGGCAGAGCCAGGACGCCTGGGCACGGGGGCTGGCAGCAGCGCTGAGGCTCTGCGATGACCACATCTCCCTGTACCAGCTGACGCTGGAGCGGGGCACGGCGCTGGCGGCGCAGGTCTGGGGGGGCACCCTGCCCGCTCCcccccaggacctgctggccgaCATGTACCAAACCGCCCGTGCCATGCTGGTGTCTGCTGGCTTCAGGCACTATGAGGTCTCCAATTTTGCAAGGAAG GGCGCCCTCAGCACCCACAACCTTTCGTACTGGCGGGCTGAGCAGTACATCGGCGTGGGGCCAG GGGCGCATGGGCGGTTTGTGCCGCGGGGCGAGGGCGGCGGCAGCCGGGAGGCTCGTGTCCAGACGCTGGAGCCCGATGCCTGGATGCGGGAGGTGCGGAGTCAGGGCCATGGCACTCGGAGGCGGGTGGTGCTGAGCCCCCTGGAGCA gctggaggagctgctCGCCCTGGGACTGCGCACGGATGAGGGCATTACACACGAG ggtgagtgtcatgaggatggagccaggctcttctcggtgacaagcaatg acattcaaacccgcctggacaccttcctgtggaacctcagctgggtgctcctgctccatggggggattgcactggatgagctttccag CGCTGGGGGCACTTCTCCCCCCAGCTCAGCCTGCAGGCCGTGTTCGGGGAGCCGGGGGAGGCGCAGGAtctccagcagcagggctggctgctCCTGGACGGCAG CGGCCTGCGGTGCTCGGCGCGGGGCCTGGCCctgctggactccctcctgcCCGACCTGCTCTGCCAGCTGCAGCGCCGCTGGGCCCGCCAGCCGCCCCGGGTCGGGGAGCTGCACCGGGCGGCGGGGCCCCGAGGAGGAGCCCGACGGGGGACAGGGACGGTGGCGGGGCCGCGGGAGTT ACAAGAAGGACAAGGTATGTAAACAGTCCTCGACAATCATAGAAGAGCCTGAGCCCGTTCCATGTGTTCTGCAAGGAGATGACATCCAGGCACTTGCAATTAATGTGGAGGACTTCAAGAAA GATCTGGATGGACTGGAGGTGATCGGTAAAGGGCAGCCTTTTGCTTCTCTCTCAGCAGAGCCTCTTCCATGTTCTACCTCTTCTGAAGAGTCTGAGATCCT CAGTGACACCCTGAAGGGGTATCCTGATGTGGTTCCAGAAGCCGTACGGGGTCCGTCTTTAGTTTTCTGTGGCCAGCCTGCTCGTTGGATCGATGGCACTACTTCTCGCAGG AATGAAGTTGGCATCGCTGCCAGGCTCAACTTTGAGGCTTTGGCTGGTGAGAGAGCCGAAAGCTCCCTGACAGTGAGCAATGATGGCACAACTGCCATCTGGTACGACTGGCTGAGGCTGCcccagaaaattccctccagAGAAACCAAATGGAGGAGGTTACCGTGGTTTTACTTTGATACCAGATCAG gtGTAATTTTGCCTGGAGAAACTAGGCAGTTTGTCTTTATTTTCAAGTCAGAGAGTGCAGGCATTTTCAGCGAGTCCTGGGAATTTAGGACACATCCTCTGTTATTAGGAGGAGCTCTGCTGCAGGTGACCCTTTGGGGAATTGCTGTGTATGAGGATAAACTGGCTGACCTCAGAGAGAAACTGGAG AGTGACCTGGCTGCCCGAGTGAGAGCTGCTATAGTAAAAGAGATTCTGAAGAAACTTCCTGCCCAAATTCGCACCCCAGAGCGCACCCCGTCTCCTGTGGATGCCTACATCACGGAGGAAGAGTTGTTCCAGCGGAAGAATCCCAAG TTGCATTATCATCATAGAGTTGTACAGCAGCTGCATGAACTGTGGAGAAAGCACATGACTGTTCCTTCAGCCTTTTGGGAGAAAGTGTCCTTGGGCCAGACAAGTAGTGTGGAGGACCTGTGGTGCCAGGAGAATTCCTCAGGCGTTCTCTCTGCTCAGAGCAGCGTCACAGAGGCCTCAGGTTGGAAGAGCACGCTAGTGGAGTCTCCAAGTCAAATGGCAAATGTGGAACAGGAAGAACCAGGCCCCTCAGGATGGAACCTTTCCATCGAGGACTTTAAGCAG GCTATAAAGTCAATCCCCAAGGAGGAGCAGCGAGAAGCAGCGCTGGCCCAGCtcaaccaggcagtgctggagctgcGTGTTCCACAGAGGCCAGTTCAGTCAGACCTTTTCTATCACATCTG TCTCCAGCTGTGGCGTGAAACCATTGATGGTCTGGTGAGTCATTCTATGAGGCTGAGATCCCTGCTTGGCTTGCCTGAGAATAACACCTATGCAGATACTGTTCCAGAGGAAACAG TAGAACCAAGGCTATCtataaaagaaggaaaggaagacaaAATAATGACTAAGAAGCCATCAGTTGGTGGTAAGGATAAAGAAgccaaaaaaagaacaacaaaggcagcaaggaaggagaaagag GAACAGCCAAACAGCAGAAAGTTAAAAGatgagaaaaggcagaaatcttCCATTTCGTCACAGGATGGGAGAGTGGAAGCTCAGTCTCTGGAAGCTCTAACTACAAAGAGAGAACCTTCTCATGCGCAGATTGACCCTGTTTTGTTTGGGACATACCAGGAAAAACTTTATGTTCAC GTTTATGGGCTGCTGCGGTCAATGGTGATCAAAATGGTTTCTTTATTTGAGGATCTAGAGACAAAAAAGGTGCCCTAA
- the LOC136109702 gene encoding uncharacterized protein isoform X2, with the protein MATRGWRPVAAAAIAAARPGGGGPGRGPGTGPGSGAAPEPVPEPAAPATAALYVHWPYCRKRCSYCNFNKYVVPTVDEAAVRACLVQEARTLLRLSQVQSVTSVFFGGGTPSLASPRTIAAVLEAVARAAYLPVGAEVTLEANPSSTSPARLAGFREVGINRLSIGVQSLDDAELRLLGREHTAAEARGAVEAARGLFPGRTSIDLLFGLPGQSQDAWARGLAAALRLCDDHISLYQLTLERGTALAAQVWGGTLPAPPQDLLADMYQTARAMLVSAGFRHYEVSNFARKGALSTHNLSYWRAEQYIGVGPGAHGRFVPRGEGGGSREARVQTLEPDAWMREVRSQGHGTRRRVVLSPLEQLEELLALGLRTDEGITHEGECHEDGARLFSVTSNDIQTRLDTFLWNLSWVLLLHGGIALDELSSAGGTSPPSSACRPCSGSRGRRRISSSRAGCSWTAAACGARRGAWPCWTPSCPTCSASCSAAGPASRPGSGSCTGRRGPEEEPDGGQGRWRGRGSYKKDKVCKQSSTIIEEPEPVPCVLQGDDIQALAINVEDFKKDLDGLEVIGKGQPFASLSAEPLPCSTSSEESEILSDTLKGYPDVVPEAVRGPSLVFCGQPARWIDGTTSRRNEVGIAARLNFEALAGERAESSLTVSNDGTTAIWYDWLRLPQKIPSRETKWRRLPWFYFDTRSGVILPGETRQFVFIFKSESAGIFSESWEFRTHPLLLGGALLQVTLWGIAVYEDKLADLREKLESDLAARVRAAIVKEILKKLPAQIRTPERTPSPVDAYITEEELFQRKNPKLHYHHRVVQQLHELWRKHMTVPSAFWEKVSLGQTSSVEDLWCQENSSGVLSAQSSVTEASGWKSTLVESPSQMANVEQEEPGPSGWNLSIEDFKQAIKSIPKEEQREAALAQLNQAVLELRVPQRPVQSDLFYHICLQLWRETIDGLVSHSMRLRSLLGLPENNTYADTVPEETEPRLSIKEGKEDKIMTKKPSVGGKDKEAKKRTTKAARKEKEEQPNSRKLKDEKRQKSSISSQDGRVEAQSLEALTTKREPSHAQIDPVLFGTYQEKLYVHVYGLLRSMVIKMVSLFEDLETKKVP; encoded by the exons ATGGCGACACGGGGGTGGCgtccggtggcggcggcggcgatcgctgcggcgcggcccggcgggggcggcccggGACGGGGTCCGGGAACGGGTCCTGGCTCGGGAGCGGCCCCGGAACCGGTCCCGGAACCGGCCGCCCCCGCCACAGCCGCGCTCTACGTGCAC TGGCCCTACTGCCGCAAGCGCTGCTCCTACTGCAACTTCAACAAGTACGTGGTGCCGACGGTGGACGAGGCGGCTGTGCGTGCCTGCCTGGTGCAAGAGGCACGTACCCTACTCCGCCTCAGCCAGGTGCAGAG TGTCACCTCTGTCTTCTTCGGCGGTGGCACCCCCAGCCTGGCCAGCCCCCGCACCATCGCAGCGGTGCTGGAGGCTGTGGCGAGGGCTGCCTACCTCCCCGTGGGTGCCGAGGTGACGCTGGAGGCCAACCCCAGTTCCACGAGCCCTGCACGCCTCGCCGGCTTCAGGGAGGTAGGCATCAACCGCCTTTCCATCGGCGTCCAG TCGCTGGATGATGCTGAGCTGCGGCTGCTGGGCCGGGAGCACACGGCGGCGGAGGCACGGGGGGCTGTGGAGGCAGCGCGGGGACTCTTCCCTGGCCGAACCTCCATCGACCTCCTCTTCGGGCTGCCGGGGCAGAGCCAGGACGCCTGGGCACGGGGGCTGGCAGCAGCGCTGAGGCTCTGCGATGACCACATCTCCCTGTACCAGCTGACGCTGGAGCGGGGCACGGCGCTGGCGGCGCAGGTCTGGGGGGGCACCCTGCCCGCTCCcccccaggacctgctggccgaCATGTACCAAACCGCCCGTGCCATGCTGGTGTCTGCTGGCTTCAGGCACTATGAGGTCTCCAATTTTGCAAGGAAG GGCGCCCTCAGCACCCACAACCTTTCGTACTGGCGGGCTGAGCAGTACATCGGCGTGGGGCCAG GGGCGCATGGGCGGTTTGTGCCGCGGGGCGAGGGCGGCGGCAGCCGGGAGGCTCGTGTCCAGACGCTGGAGCCCGATGCCTGGATGCGGGAGGTGCGGAGTCAGGGCCATGGCACTCGGAGGCGGGTGGTGCTGAGCCCCCTGGAGCA gctggaggagctgctCGCCCTGGGACTGCGCACGGATGAGGGCATTACACACGAG ggtgagtgtcatgaggatggagccaggctcttctcggtgacaagcaatg acattcaaacccgcctggacaccttcctgtggaacctcagctgggtgctcctgctccatggggggattgcactggatgagctttccag CGCTGGGGGCACTTCTCCCCCCAGCTCAGCCTGCAGGCCGTGTTCGGGGAGCCGGGGGAGGCGCAGGAtctccagcagcagggctggctgctCCTGGACGGCAG CGGCCTGCGGTGCTCGGCGCGGGGCCTGGCCctgctggactccctcctgcCCGACCTGCTCTGCCAGCTGCAGCGCCGCTGGGCCCGCCAGCCGCCCCGGGTCGGGGAGCTGCACCGGGCGGCGGGGCCCCGAGGAGGAGCCCGACGGGGGACAGGGACGGTGGCGGGGCCGCGGGAGTT ACAAGAAGGACAAGGTATGTAAACAGTCCTCGACAATCATAGAAGAGCCTGAGCCCGTTCCATGTGTTCTGCAAGGAGATGACATCCAGGCACTTGCAATTAATGTGGAGGACTTCAAGAAA GATCTGGATGGACTGGAGGTGATCGGTAAAGGGCAGCCTTTTGCTTCTCTCTCAGCAGAGCCTCTTCCATGTTCTACCTCTTCTGAAGAGTCTGAGATCCT CAGTGACACCCTGAAGGGGTATCCTGATGTGGTTCCAGAAGCCGTACGGGGTCCGTCTTTAGTTTTCTGTGGCCAGCCTGCTCGTTGGATCGATGGCACTACTTCTCGCAGG AATGAAGTTGGCATCGCTGCCAGGCTCAACTTTGAGGCTTTGGCTGGTGAGAGAGCCGAAAGCTCCCTGACAGTGAGCAATGATGGCACAACTGCCATCTGGTACGACTGGCTGAGGCTGCcccagaaaattccctccagAGAAACCAAATGGAGGAGGTTACCGTGGTTTTACTTTGATACCAGATCAG gtGTAATTTTGCCTGGAGAAACTAGGCAGTTTGTCTTTATTTTCAAGTCAGAGAGTGCAGGCATTTTCAGCGAGTCCTGGGAATTTAGGACACATCCTCTGTTATTAGGAGGAGCTCTGCTGCAGGTGACCCTTTGGGGAATTGCTGTGTATGAGGATAAACTGGCTGACCTCAGAGAGAAACTGGAG AGTGACCTGGCTGCCCGAGTGAGAGCTGCTATAGTAAAAGAGATTCTGAAGAAACTTCCTGCCCAAATTCGCACCCCAGAGCGCACCCCGTCTCCTGTGGATGCCTACATCACGGAGGAAGAGTTGTTCCAGCGGAAGAATCCCAAG TTGCATTATCATCATAGAGTTGTACAGCAGCTGCATGAACTGTGGAGAAAGCACATGACTGTTCCTTCAGCCTTTTGGGAGAAAGTGTCCTTGGGCCAGACAAGTAGTGTGGAGGACCTGTGGTGCCAGGAGAATTCCTCAGGCGTTCTCTCTGCTCAGAGCAGCGTCACAGAGGCCTCAGGTTGGAAGAGCACGCTAGTGGAGTCTCCAAGTCAAATGGCAAATGTGGAACAGGAAGAACCAGGCCCCTCAGGATGGAACCTTTCCATCGAGGACTTTAAGCAG GCTATAAAGTCAATCCCCAAGGAGGAGCAGCGAGAAGCAGCGCTGGCCCAGCtcaaccaggcagtgctggagctgcGTGTTCCACAGAGGCCAGTTCAGTCAGACCTTTTCTATCACATCTG TCTCCAGCTGTGGCGTGAAACCATTGATGGTCTGGTGAGTCATTCTATGAGGCTGAGATCCCTGCTTGGCTTGCCTGAGAATAACACCTATGCAGATACTGTTCCAGAGGAAACAG AACCAAGGCTATCtataaaagaaggaaaggaagacaaAATAATGACTAAGAAGCCATCAGTTGGTGGTAAGGATAAAGAAgccaaaaaaagaacaacaaaggcagcaaggaaggagaaagag GAACAGCCAAACAGCAGAAAGTTAAAAGatgagaaaaggcagaaatcttCCATTTCGTCACAGGATGGGAGAGTGGAAGCTCAGTCTCTGGAAGCTCTAACTACAAAGAGAGAACCTTCTCATGCGCAGATTGACCCTGTTTTGTTTGGGACATACCAGGAAAAACTTTATGTTCAC GTTTATGGGCTGCTGCGGTCAATGGTGATCAAAATGGTTTCTTTATTTGAGGATCTAGAGACAAAAAAGGTGCCCTAA
- the LOC136109702 gene encoding radical S-adenosyl methionine domain-containing protein 1, mitochondrial isoform X3 produces the protein MATRGWRPVAAAAIAAARPGGGGPGRGPGTGPGSGAAPEPVPEPAAPATAALYVHWPYCRKRCSYCNFNKYVVPTVDEAAVRACLVQEARTLLRLSQVQSVTSVFFGGGTPSLASPRTIAAVLEAVARAAYLPVGAEVTLEANPSSTSPARLAGFREVGINRLSIGVQSLDDAELRLLGREHTAAEARGAVEAARGLFPGRTSIDLLFGLPGQSQDAWARGLAAALRLCDDHISLYQLTLERGTALAAQVWGGTLPAPPQDLLADMYQTARAMLVSAGFRHYEVSNFARKGALSTHNLSYWRAEQYIGVGPGAHGRFVPRGEGGGSREARVQTLEPDAWMREVRSQGHGTRRRVVLSPLEQLEELLALGLRTDEGITHETFKPAWTPSCGTSAGCSCSMGGLHWMSFPALGALLPPAQPAGRVRGAGGGAGSPAAGLAAPGRQRPAVLGAGPGPAGLPPARPALPAAAPLGPPAAPGRGAAPGGGAPRRSPTGDRDGGGAAGVVSGGCGE, from the exons ATGGCGACACGGGGGTGGCgtccggtggcggcggcggcgatcgctgcggcgcggcccggcgggggcggcccggGACGGGGTCCGGGAACGGGTCCTGGCTCGGGAGCGGCCCCGGAACCGGTCCCGGAACCGGCCGCCCCCGCCACAGCCGCGCTCTACGTGCAC TGGCCCTACTGCCGCAAGCGCTGCTCCTACTGCAACTTCAACAAGTACGTGGTGCCGACGGTGGACGAGGCGGCTGTGCGTGCCTGCCTGGTGCAAGAGGCACGTACCCTACTCCGCCTCAGCCAGGTGCAGAG TGTCACCTCTGTCTTCTTCGGCGGTGGCACCCCCAGCCTGGCCAGCCCCCGCACCATCGCAGCGGTGCTGGAGGCTGTGGCGAGGGCTGCCTACCTCCCCGTGGGTGCCGAGGTGACGCTGGAGGCCAACCCCAGTTCCACGAGCCCTGCACGCCTCGCCGGCTTCAGGGAGGTAGGCATCAACCGCCTTTCCATCGGCGTCCAG TCGCTGGATGATGCTGAGCTGCGGCTGCTGGGCCGGGAGCACACGGCGGCGGAGGCACGGGGGGCTGTGGAGGCAGCGCGGGGACTCTTCCCTGGCCGAACCTCCATCGACCTCCTCTTCGGGCTGCCGGGGCAGAGCCAGGACGCCTGGGCACGGGGGCTGGCAGCAGCGCTGAGGCTCTGCGATGACCACATCTCCCTGTACCAGCTGACGCTGGAGCGGGGCACGGCGCTGGCGGCGCAGGTCTGGGGGGGCACCCTGCCCGCTCCcccccaggacctgctggccgaCATGTACCAAACCGCCCGTGCCATGCTGGTGTCTGCTGGCTTCAGGCACTATGAGGTCTCCAATTTTGCAAGGAAG GGCGCCCTCAGCACCCACAACCTTTCGTACTGGCGGGCTGAGCAGTACATCGGCGTGGGGCCAG GGGCGCATGGGCGGTTTGTGCCGCGGGGCGAGGGCGGCGGCAGCCGGGAGGCTCGTGTCCAGACGCTGGAGCCCGATGCCTGGATGCGGGAGGTGCGGAGTCAGGGCCATGGCACTCGGAGGCGGGTGGTGCTGAGCCCCCTGGAGCA gctggaggagctgctCGCCCTGGGACTGCGCACGGATGAGGGCATTACACACGAG acattcaaacccgcctggacaccttcctgtggaacctcagctgggtgctcctgctccatggggggattgcactggatgagctttccag CGCTGGGGGCACTTCTCCCCCCAGCTCAGCCTGCAGGCCGTGTTCGGGGAGCCGGGGGAGGCGCAGGAtctccagcagcagggctggctgctCCTGGACGGCAG CGGCCTGCGGTGCTCGGCGCGGGGCCTGGCCctgctggactccctcctgcCCGACCTGCTCTGCCAGCTGCAGCGCCGCTGGGCCCGCCAGCCGCCCCGGGTCGGGGAGCTGCACCGGGCGGCGGGGCCCCGAGGAGGAGCCCGACGGGGGACAGGGACGGTGGCGGGGCCGCGGGAGTTGTAAGCGGTGGCTGTGGGGAATAA